In a single window of the Maridesulfovibrio bastinii DSM 16055 genome:
- a CDS encoding ABC transporter permease: MLESFIVPLLAATVQSGTPILYATLGEIMTEKGGILNLGVEGMMSVAAFAAFFASMTTGNPWIGFLCGGLAGLLMAAVHGVVCISCLGNQVVSGLALTIFGLGLSDFFGTPFIGQPAPGFSALSIPLLSSIPILGKIFFSHDILVYISFIIPIAFMLFMNRTSLGLAITAVGEKPAAASAAGLKSVRLRWVALLAGGFLIGLGGAYLSLAYTHLWTSNLSGGRGWIAVALVIFAFWRPGRAVFGAYLFGGVMAFQLRLQAIGTHIPSSLLLMLPYALTVFVLIFSAWRGRGSDAPAHLGINIEPEG; encoded by the coding sequence ATGCTTGAAAGTTTTATAGTTCCATTGCTGGCGGCAACAGTACAGTCTGGGACACCTATTCTTTATGCCACGCTTGGCGAGATAATGACTGAGAAAGGCGGCATATTGAATCTAGGTGTTGAGGGCATGATGAGTGTAGCTGCTTTTGCGGCCTTTTTTGCCAGTATGACTACTGGAAATCCATGGATCGGCTTTTTATGCGGAGGATTGGCCGGACTGCTGATGGCCGCTGTTCACGGAGTGGTCTGCATTTCATGTCTTGGAAATCAGGTCGTTTCAGGACTTGCTCTGACTATTTTCGGCCTTGGACTTTCGGACTTTTTCGGAACACCTTTTATCGGCCAGCCTGCTCCGGGATTCTCTGCTCTTAGCATTCCTTTGCTTTCATCCATTCCGATTTTAGGTAAAATCTTTTTTTCCCACGACATCCTTGTTTATATTTCTTTCATCATTCCTATCGCTTTCATGCTGTTTATGAACCGCACCAGCCTTGGTCTTGCCATCACTGCTGTGGGTGAAAAGCCGGCGGCGGCTTCGGCAGCAGGGCTGAAATCAGTCCGCTTGCGCTGGGTGGCGCTGCTGGCCGGTGGTTTTCTTATTGGTCTCGGCGGTGCTTATCTCAGTCTTGCTTATACGCATTTATGGACCAGTAATCTTTCCGGAGGAAGAGGCTGGATAGCCGTTGCTTTGGTTATTTTTGCTTTCTGGAGACCGGGAAGGGCTGTTTTCGGCGCATATCTTTTCGGTGGTGTTATGGCCTTCCAATTAAGGCTTCAAGCCATAGGAACCCATATTCCTTCTTCACTGCTTCTGATGCTTCCTTATGCTCTGACTGTTTTTGTTCTCATTTTTTCAGCATGGCGTGGAAGGGGTTCGGATGCCCCGGCTCATCTCGGAATCAATATAGAGCCTGAAGGTTAG
- a CDS encoding ABC transporter permease translates to MLGYRLQKRDEPWNWGAPIVVVGALVFSLGLSALLLKVQGKSALDGLMVLWQGSFGASWALEDALLKSIPIFLCSLGVAIAFRMQVWNIGAEGQFALGTIGATWAALTFPDSPAYILLPLMFIASGLLSAFWAYIPAVLKLKLKVNEIISTLMLNYIAILLLDYLVFGIWKDPNGYGFPMTAEFSPSAVIGQIGDSRLHWGFVFCIAAGFAMWAFLRFSRLGYEIKIAGEGFRVALYSRLNFGGLTVLVMVVSGALAGWAGFIETSAVVNRLQPSVMVGYGYTAIVVAWLARLKPLYIGVAAYLLAALRVGVENLQLELQVPAAFGSILEGLILLTVLAGQFILTYKFVKKN, encoded by the coding sequence ATGTTAGGTTATCGTTTGCAGAAGCGCGATGAGCCTTGGAACTGGGGCGCCCCGATAGTTGTCGTGGGCGCTCTGGTTTTTTCCTTAGGTTTGAGCGCGCTGTTACTCAAAGTTCAGGGCAAGTCGGCATTGGACGGGCTAATGGTACTCTGGCAGGGTTCCTTTGGTGCTTCATGGGCATTGGAAGATGCTCTTCTTAAATCTATTCCGATTTTTCTATGTTCTCTTGGTGTAGCCATCGCGTTCAGAATGCAGGTCTGGAATATCGGTGCCGAAGGACAGTTTGCTTTAGGAACAATCGGAGCTACCTGGGCTGCACTGACTTTTCCTGATTCGCCAGCTTATATTTTATTGCCCCTTATGTTTATTGCCTCAGGACTATTAAGTGCATTCTGGGCATATATTCCTGCTGTCTTAAAATTGAAATTGAAGGTTAACGAGATCATCAGCACTCTCATGCTGAATTATATCGCTATACTTCTGCTTGATTATCTTGTTTTCGGAATATGGAAAGACCCGAACGGATACGGTTTCCCGATGACTGCTGAGTTTTCACCTTCGGCTGTAATAGGTCAGATCGGTGATAGCCGCCTTCACTGGGGATTTGTTTTCTGCATTGCTGCCGGTTTTGCCATGTGGGCTTTTCTTCGTTTCTCACGGCTGGGATATGAGATTAAAATTGCCGGTGAAGGTTTCAGAGTTGCTTTGTATTCAAGGCTGAATTTTGGTGGATTGACCGTTTTAGTAATGGTTGTCTCAGGTGCTTTGGCCGGATGGGCAGGATTTATTGAAACTTCCGCTGTAGTAAACAGGCTTCAACCCAGTGTTATGGTCGGGTATGGGTATACAGCTATTGTTGTTGCATGGCTTGCAAGGCTGAAACCTCTATACATCGGTGTGGCTGCCTATCTTTTGGCTGCTCTCAGGGTCGGAGTTGAAAATTTACAACTGGAACTCCAGGTCCCCGCGGCTTTCGGATCAATTCTGGAAGGGTTGATTTTGCTGACGGTTCTGGCTGGACAGTTTATACTTACGTATAAGTTTGTGAAGAAAAATTAA
- a CDS encoding BMP family ABC transporter substrate-binding protein translates to MRKLMFFIIVTILSVVLASAAFAGEKKEVKAGFVYVSPVGDAGYSYAQDLGRKAIDPLPWLKTAYVESVHEGTDAERVIQNFARKGFDIIFATSFGYMDAMVKISKKFPKTAFMHCSGYKTTKNLSTYFGRMYQARYLTGIVAGSMTKSNIIGYVAAYPIPEVIRGINAFTLGVQSVNPKAEVRVVWSKTWYDPALEKDAAISLLDMNADVIAQHQDSPGPQEAAQERGKYSIGYNSDMSSMAPKAHLTAAVWNWGPLMKEAVEQVRAGTWKGGKSLWEGMDKGVVGISPMSSAVPQSVKDKVNAVKKQIVDGSFHVFTGPINGQDGKVKVPAGTTMADKDLLGMTWFVQGVVGTTE, encoded by the coding sequence ATGCGTAAACTTATGTTTTTCATCATTGTGACAATTTTATCAGTAGTACTTGCTTCGGCAGCTTTTGCTGGAGAGAAAAAAGAAGTTAAAGCAGGATTTGTTTATGTCTCTCCTGTTGGAGATGCAGGCTATTCCTATGCACAGGATCTCGGACGTAAAGCTATTGATCCATTGCCATGGCTCAAGACAGCTTATGTAGAATCCGTACATGAAGGAACTGATGCTGAACGTGTTATTCAGAATTTTGCACGTAAAGGCTTCGATATTATCTTTGCAACCAGTTTCGGTTACATGGATGCAATGGTTAAAATTTCTAAAAAATTTCCTAAAACAGCCTTCATGCATTGCTCCGGTTACAAGACCACAAAAAATTTGAGCACATATTTCGGACGCATGTATCAGGCCCGCTACCTTACCGGTATCGTTGCAGGTTCAATGACCAAGAGCAATATTATCGGTTATGTTGCAGCTTATCCTATCCCTGAAGTTATTCGCGGTATTAACGCTTTCACCCTCGGTGTACAGTCAGTTAATCCTAAAGCTGAAGTAAGAGTTGTCTGGAGTAAAACATGGTATGATCCGGCTCTTGAAAAAGACGCCGCTATCAGCCTTCTTGATATGAATGCAGACGTAATTGCCCAGCATCAGGATTCCCCCGGACCGCAGGAAGCAGCTCAGGAACGTGGCAAATATTCAATCGGCTACAATTCAGATATGTCCTCCATGGCTCCGAAAGCCCACCTTACAGCAGCTGTATGGAACTGGGGCCCGCTTATGAAGGAAGCTGTTGAGCAGGTTCGTGCCGGAACATGGAAAGGCGGAAAATCCCTGTGGGAAGGAATGGACAAGGGTGTTGTAGGTATTTCTCCTATGAGCTCTGCAGTGCCGCAGTCCGTCAAGGATAAAGTCAATGCTGTTAAAAAGCAGATTGTAGATGGTTCTTTCCATGTCTTTACCGGACCTATTAATGGTCAGGATGGAAAGGTTAAGGTTCCGGCCGGAACTACTATGGCTGATAAAGACCTTCTCGGCATGACCTGGTTTGTTCAGGGCGTTGTCGGAACCACGGAATAG
- the gpt gene encoding xanthine phosphoribosyltransferase has translation MSGADRYRKTFPVSWEQLQRDCRVLSWRLLDKGPFDGILAITRGGLVPAAILARELDIRTIDTICVSTYDWKTQTKKATVLKGFEGSGKNWLLVDDLVDTGKTAKIVRDMVPDAHFATVYAKPEGRPLVDTYITEVSQDTWILFPWDAETQFVQPIIKNSES, from the coding sequence GTGTCAGGGGCTGACAGGTATAGAAAAACATTCCCTGTTTCCTGGGAACAATTACAAAGAGATTGTCGTGTTCTTTCATGGCGATTGCTGGATAAAGGTCCTTTTGACGGTATACTGGCAATTACCAGAGGTGGACTTGTTCCGGCAGCAATTCTTGCCAGAGAACTTGATATAAGAACTATAGACACTATCTGCGTTTCAACATACGACTGGAAAACGCAGACTAAAAAAGCCACGGTTCTCAAAGGATTTGAAGGCAGCGGCAAAAACTGGCTGCTTGTGGACGATCTTGTCGATACCGGAAAGACTGCTAAAATTGTCAGGGATATGGTTCCCGATGCTCATTTTGCGACTGTCTATGCCAAGCCGGAAGGCCGTCCGCTGGTTGACACATATATAACTGAAGTCAGTCAGGATACCTGGATTCTTTTTCCATGGGATGCTGAAACACAGTTTGTGCAGCCGATAATCAAGAACTCTGAGTCCTGA